The following proteins are encoded in a genomic region of Comamonas resistens:
- a CDS encoding glycosyltransferase, translated as MNQKQMTAPLISIVMATYNTAPTYLAQAIESVLEQDYPHWELCIADDASPSQAVHDVLQQYAAKDDRIRLVLRKENGRVSAALNSALELATGEWIAVLDHDDLLSFDALRWVADAISRHPDIRLIHTDEDKLNSQGEHCSPMSKPAWNRAFFRSHGTVFHLGVHHAQLVRKIGGFRIGMEGSHGYDLALRCLDHIVDEQIHHIPRVLYHWRMPSPATVQTTDDYAQWIKKFDTLDDVGRDSIRSSIAALSRKPLISILLAIDESDPAHTHLAHSIASIKSQLYPHWELCQIDTACLHTAAALNQALAQAHGEWAVLLRAQDTLSEDALFRFAEAIDMHSNAELLYADEDKIDGKGFRLAHWFKCNWNRDLFYSQNLIGRSAAYRVSLLRELGGFNAGCAEAYDYDLALRYLERIDEKQIVHIPRVLYHERLPEDMSSGEASNIPVFTEAGVQALNAHLLRRGIDAQAELSDHGYRVRYALPDSKPLASIIIPTRNAVDLVKKCIESIESKTTYHNYEIILVDNGSDDPLSLSYFTELARKPGLRVLKDARPFNYSALNNAASKVACGDILVLLNNDVEVITPNWLDELVSIALQPGVGAVSGKLLYPDETVQHAGIVLADDSHMLVGQVFRNFSHMHPGYAGWACLMRGYSALIGACLAMKKSIYDEVRGLNEEDLIVGLNDIDLCLRFIEKGYRNVWTPNALLYHHESASRGLDCTPEKLIRLQREIAYIRRRWGKFFEAGDPAYSPNLTAHKENMSLAWPPRI; from the coding sequence TTGAATCAAAAGCAAATGACGGCACCGTTGATATCCATCGTGATGGCTACGTACAACACGGCCCCTACGTATTTGGCGCAGGCCATCGAGTCTGTGCTGGAGCAGGACTACCCGCATTGGGAGTTGTGCATCGCCGACGATGCTTCGCCCTCGCAGGCCGTCCATGATGTCTTGCAGCAGTATGCCGCCAAAGATGATCGAATCCGGCTGGTTCTGCGCAAAGAAAACGGCCGAGTGTCGGCAGCGCTGAATAGCGCGCTGGAGCTCGCGACTGGCGAGTGGATTGCCGTGTTGGATCACGATGATCTGTTGAGTTTCGACGCACTGCGCTGGGTTGCTGATGCGATCAGCAGACATCCGGACATCCGCCTGATCCATACCGATGAAGACAAGCTGAACAGCCAAGGCGAGCACTGTTCGCCCATGAGCAAGCCAGCCTGGAATCGCGCATTTTTCCGCAGCCATGGGACGGTGTTTCATCTCGGCGTCCATCATGCCCAGTTGGTGCGCAAGATAGGGGGATTTCGCATCGGCATGGAAGGCTCGCATGGGTATGACCTCGCCTTGCGCTGCCTAGACCATATCGTCGATGAGCAGATACATCACATTCCAAGGGTTCTTTATCACTGGCGCATGCCGTCGCCTGCGACCGTACAGACCACCGACGACTATGCTCAGTGGATTAAAAAATTCGACACTCTGGACGACGTGGGGCGCGACAGCATTCGCTCGAGCATCGCCGCGTTGAGCCGAAAGCCTCTGATTTCCATCCTGCTTGCGATTGACGAGAGTGATCCGGCTCACACTCATCTCGCTCATTCCATCGCATCCATCAAGTCGCAGCTTTATCCGCATTGGGAACTGTGCCAAATAGACACCGCCTGCTTGCATACCGCAGCAGCATTGAATCAGGCGCTGGCGCAGGCTCATGGAGAATGGGCCGTATTGCTGAGAGCACAAGACACCTTAAGTGAAGACGCTTTGTTTCGGTTTGCAGAAGCTATCGACATGCATTCGAATGCCGAGCTTCTTTACGCGGACGAAGACAAAATAGATGGAAAAGGATTTCGCCTTGCTCATTGGTTTAAATGCAATTGGAATCGAGATCTTTTCTACTCGCAAAATTTGATCGGCCGCTCGGCAGCTTATCGAGTTTCCTTGTTGCGCGAATTGGGTGGTTTCAACGCTGGATGCGCTGAGGCCTATGATTACGACCTGGCTCTGCGATACCTTGAGCGGATTGACGAAAAGCAGATCGTTCATATTCCACGTGTGCTGTATCACGAACGCTTGCCCGAAGACATGTCTTCGGGCGAGGCCAGCAACATTCCGGTTTTCACTGAAGCTGGAGTGCAGGCACTGAACGCGCACTTGTTACGACGAGGCATTGATGCGCAGGCCGAGCTGTCAGACCATGGCTACCGTGTGCGCTATGCCTTGCCCGATTCCAAGCCTCTGGCCAGTATCATCATTCCAACGCGCAACGCAGTGGATCTAGTGAAAAAATGCATTGAAAGCATAGAAAGCAAGACCACATATCATAATTATGAAATTATCCTAGTGGACAATGGATCGGACGACCCACTGTCGTTGTCATATTTTACGGAACTGGCACGCAAGCCAGGGCTCCGTGTTCTAAAAGATGCTCGCCCCTTCAATTATTCAGCGCTAAATAATGCGGCCTCCAAAGTGGCTTGCGGGGACATCCTGGTGCTCTTGAATAATGATGTGGAAGTGATTACACCCAATTGGCTGGACGAGTTGGTCAGCATTGCATTGCAACCTGGTGTGGGGGCTGTGAGTGGCAAGTTGCTTTATCCCGACGAAACAGTTCAGCACGCCGGTATTGTGTTGGCAGATGATAGCCACATGCTCGTGGGCCAAGTTTTTCGTAATTTTTCGCATATGCACCCAGGATATGCCGGATGGGCCTGCTTGATGCGGGGGTATAGCGCGTTGATAGGCGCATGTCTGGCAATGAAAAAAAGCATCTATGACGAGGTACGAGGCTTGAATGAGGAGGATCTCATCGTCGGCTTGAACGATATTGACCTATGCCTGCGTTTTATTGAAAAAGGTTATCGCAACGTTTGGACACCTAATGCTTTACTGTATCACCATGAGTCCGCTTCGCGCGGTCTGGACTGTACACCTGAAAAGCTGATCAGGTTACAGCGAGAGATCGCCTATATACGGCGCAGATGGGGAAAGTTTTTCGAAGCGGGGGATCCGGCCTACAGCCCTAACTTGACCGCACATAAAGAGAATATGAGTCTGGCGTGGCCGCCACGGATTTGA
- a CDS encoding aromatic ring-hydroxylating oxygenase subunit alpha: protein MDPKAAMRSRMHPKYYLDSNIFEREQQKIFRKVWLFAGLKTQLSKHNAFITRKIAGIPVVIQNFHGELHAFENVCLHRSALIQTEPTGCRPLVCPYHGWKYDDKGHVSHIPHCDSIYHFSDTQKQFFKLREFSLRAVGNLIFVNLDNHPLALEEQFSPDFLVSLESSSNSYDSEVMATTWTCRFNWKLPYENLRDFNHITYVHPKTLAKAVTFLPSINEKLLQASAQELPDTSPFALRKEMCTFSFGGKDADIPKMQRFAWHDLVQRWGNENAYYNWLAYPNLHIASANGGYSFTIENHIPISPGCTNIEVYRFTSRKKQPPFKSSSAVLLAEMHESKLVVGEDVKIMEAVQAALHTGAPHPTQGAYEGMNRLIERWYHTLMETENGL from the coding sequence TTGGATCCGAAAGCTGCCATGCGCTCACGAATGCATCCCAAGTATTATTTGGACAGCAATATTTTTGAACGTGAACAACAGAAAATTTTCCGCAAGGTTTGGTTGTTCGCCGGACTCAAAACGCAGCTATCCAAGCACAACGCCTTCATCACCCGCAAGATCGCAGGCATTCCGGTCGTCATCCAGAACTTTCACGGGGAACTCCATGCCTTTGAAAACGTCTGCCTGCACCGCAGTGCGCTGATCCAGACCGAGCCAACAGGTTGCCGTCCTCTGGTCTGCCCATATCATGGCTGGAAATATGATGACAAAGGCCACGTCTCCCATATTCCGCATTGCGATTCCATTTATCACTTCAGCGATACACAAAAACAATTCTTCAAGCTACGCGAGTTCTCTCTACGTGCTGTCGGCAACCTGATTTTTGTAAATCTAGATAATCATCCTCTGGCGCTGGAGGAGCAATTTTCTCCTGATTTTCTCGTTTCACTGGAGAGCAGCTCCAATAGTTATGACAGCGAAGTCATGGCCACCACCTGGACATGCCGCTTCAACTGGAAATTGCCCTACGAAAATTTACGTGACTTCAACCATATCACCTACGTTCACCCTAAGACACTGGCCAAGGCGGTCACCTTCCTCCCCTCCATAAATGAGAAGCTATTGCAAGCATCTGCCCAGGAACTGCCGGATACCAGTCCTTTCGCATTGCGTAAAGAGATGTGCACATTCAGTTTTGGAGGCAAAGATGCCGACATCCCCAAAATGCAGCGCTTTGCTTGGCATGATCTAGTGCAGCGTTGGGGCAATGAGAATGCCTACTACAATTGGCTGGCGTATCCCAATCTACATATTGCAAGTGCCAATGGTGGGTACTCGTTCACTATTGAGAACCACATCCCCATTTCCCCAGGTTGCACAAATATAGAGGTTTATCGGTTCACTTCACGCAAAAAACAGCCCCCCTTTAAATCCTCCAGTGCTGTTCTACTCGCTGAGATGCATGAAAGCAAACTGGTTGTTGGTGAAGATGTGAAAATCATGGAAGCCGTCCAAGCGGCCTTGCATACCGGTGCTCCACACCCTACCCAAGGCGCTTATGAGGGCATGAACCGATTGATAGAACGCTGGTATCACACTCTGATGGAAACTGAAAATGGCCTATAA
- a CDS encoding LbetaH domain-containing protein — translation MAYKWIIGSGTFLEVVHDAWHRAHPNLQLEKISISQNAIYEFDLGALDALSPAVGTAFVAFDERFCNFKRQELMSALVERGFALEPFISPRALLASNVQVEPNAFIGDGAIVGWGSHIGSNSILLPGSQVGCNVDIQSACWLEAGTHVGDGAHIGAHCTLRNGALVAPRIRIGACCELGWPQRYSHDVAEKTYFDPRYDQPIYTYNS, via the coding sequence ATGGCCTATAAATGGATTATTGGCAGCGGTACCTTTCTAGAGGTAGTGCATGATGCTTGGCACCGAGCTCACCCTAATCTGCAACTGGAAAAGATAAGCATTTCACAAAATGCCATCTATGAATTTGACCTTGGCGCATTGGATGCCCTATCGCCAGCTGTGGGCACGGCCTTTGTTGCATTCGACGAGCGATTCTGTAACTTCAAGCGCCAAGAATTGATGTCCGCACTGGTGGAACGCGGCTTTGCACTGGAGCCGTTCATCAGTCCTCGAGCCTTGCTGGCCTCAAATGTGCAAGTCGAACCCAATGCCTTCATTGGCGACGGTGCCATCGTGGGCTGGGGGAGTCACATCGGCTCCAACAGCATTCTGCTGCCGGGCTCGCAAGTGGGCTGCAACGTAGATATTCAATCCGCCTGCTGGCTGGAAGCGGGCACCCATGTCGGCGATGGCGCGCACATCGGCGCACATTGCACACTGCGCAACGGCGCCCTGGTGGCCCCCAGGATACGCATAGGTGCATGCTGCGAACTAGGTTGGCCCCAGCGCTACAGCCATGATGTGGCTGAGAAGACGTACTTCGATCCACGCTACGACCAGCCCATCTACACCTACAACTCTTGA
- a CDS encoding glycosyltransferase WbsX family protein, translated as MPSIFLMAPNSRLGSRYGSEIVKTYGNVISVVDDTSEKHSIYGVPRWNSDAFKERASDYEGAIAIDLSISERGKAWVAGLCDLVGVRCLSFRQALREFGELPSCTFEQISDYTDFIVSKSVRGTGGNFVPLETVPQNELDKIDIKTIAFYLPQFHAFPLNDEWFGKGFTEWTNVTKAIPQYTGHYQPQLPIDVGYYDLNNISVVHRQVEIAKIFGIYGFCFHYYWFSGSRLMEMPIFQWLSNQDIDFPFCLNWANENWGKLWDGGDREVRYKQELLPDDDEKFFDDILPFFNDKRYIKINEKPVLSIYRPHLFKKERFLQFIDTLRRKSVENGFPGLYLISVNSHGFQDDPRQWGMDAMLEFPPHSMKERGVNEKSLNVFINPNFCGEVWDGENYVAEKKYLYDVRYKLFKGVAPSWDNTPRKAYSGSIVLDGITPEVYKEWLSGCIEYTRKNHSRDESLIFVNAWNEWAEGAHLEPDSHYGYAYLQATRDALLKGKK; from the coding sequence ATGCCCTCTATTTTTTTGATGGCTCCTAATTCTCGCCTTGGATCGAGATATGGTTCCGAAATTGTGAAAACGTATGGCAATGTAATTTCCGTAGTTGATGATACGAGTGAAAAACATAGTATCTATGGCGTGCCACGCTGGAACAGCGATGCATTTAAGGAAAGGGCTAGTGATTACGAGGGGGCGATAGCAATTGATTTATCCATCAGCGAAAGGGGAAAGGCTTGGGTTGCCGGACTATGCGACCTAGTCGGTGTTCGATGTTTAAGTTTTAGGCAAGCCCTCCGGGAATTCGGCGAGTTGCCAAGCTGTACCTTTGAGCAAATTTCAGATTATACGGATTTCATCGTCTCGAAAAGTGTACGTGGAACAGGAGGAAATTTCGTTCCACTGGAAACTGTGCCGCAAAACGAACTTGACAAGATAGACATCAAAACTATCGCATTCTACTTACCGCAATTTCATGCTTTTCCGTTGAACGACGAGTGGTTCGGAAAAGGCTTCACTGAATGGACCAATGTAACCAAGGCCATCCCTCAATACACCGGCCATTATCAGCCTCAATTACCCATTGATGTTGGCTATTACGATTTAAACAATATTTCAGTCGTACATCGCCAAGTGGAAATAGCAAAGATTTTTGGTATTTACGGTTTTTGCTTCCACTATTATTGGTTCTCTGGCTCTCGCTTGATGGAGATGCCCATATTTCAATGGCTGAGTAATCAGGATATAGATTTTCCATTTTGCTTGAATTGGGCAAATGAAAATTGGGGAAAGCTCTGGGACGGAGGAGATCGAGAAGTTCGATATAAGCAGGAACTTCTTCCGGACGATGACGAGAAATTTTTTGATGATATTTTGCCGTTTTTTAATGATAAACGCTATATTAAAATAAATGAAAAGCCAGTGCTAAGCATATATAGGCCACATTTATTCAAAAAAGAGAGATTCCTGCAGTTTATCGATACTTTGCGCAGAAAATCTGTCGAAAATGGTTTCCCTGGGCTTTATTTAATTTCAGTAAATTCCCACGGATTTCAAGATGACCCTAGACAATGGGGCATGGACGCAATGCTGGAGTTTCCGCCGCATTCGATGAAAGAACGAGGGGTAAATGAGAAGTCGCTGAATGTTTTCATAAACCCCAACTTTTGTGGTGAAGTATGGGATGGTGAAAACTATGTAGCGGAGAAAAAATATTTGTATGACGTGCGGTACAAACTCTTCAAAGGCGTTGCACCATCATGGGATAACACACCCAGAAAAGCATACAGCGGCAGCATTGTTCTGGATGGAATCACTCCCGAAGTCTATAAAGAATGGTTGAGCGGTTGCATCGAATACACTCGGA
- a CDS encoding SDR family NAD(P)-dependent oxidoreductase has protein sequence MAPFPDPFSLAGKRILVTGASSGIGRHTAIACANMGAQLLITGRNTERLADTLAALTGKDHQSITADLTRAEDLTILTAQAGPVDGIVHAAGISKLVPLRMLKPAHLDEMFSHNTYAPILLTKELLAKRQIRPQGSIVFISALASHTGPMASAAYAASKGALLGAMRVLGRETVKQGIRANCIVPGYVRTPLLDGLGQNGGNMEELMHMAPLGLGEPEDIANAAIFFLSPSSRWVTRNYFIIDGGLMVPSDIYA, from the coding sequence ATGGCCCCATTTCCTGATCCTTTTTCCCTGGCTGGCAAACGCATTCTGGTCACTGGTGCCAGCTCCGGCATAGGTCGGCACACAGCAATTGCTTGTGCGAACATGGGTGCGCAATTGCTCATCACGGGCCGCAATACCGAGCGACTGGCTGATACGCTGGCTGCGCTGACTGGCAAAGACCATCAGTCCATCACTGCGGACCTGACACGCGCAGAAGACTTGACAATCCTCACGGCCCAAGCGGGCCCGGTAGATGGCATCGTGCATGCGGCAGGCATCTCCAAACTGGTGCCATTGCGCATGCTGAAGCCAGCGCACCTAGATGAGATGTTCAGCCATAACACCTATGCTCCCATATTGCTGACCAAGGAGCTGCTGGCCAAGCGACAGATTCGGCCCCAAGGTTCGATTGTTTTCATATCCGCCCTCGCTTCGCATACCGGCCCCATGGCCAGTGCCGCCTATGCCGCTAGCAAGGGGGCTTTGCTGGGTGCCATGCGTGTACTAGGCCGAGAAACGGTCAAGCAAGGCATTCGCGCCAACTGCATCGTTCCCGGCTATGTGCGCACGCCTTTACTCGACGGCTTGGGACAAAACGGCGGCAATATGGAAGAGCTCATGCATATGGCTCCCCTGGGCCTAGGAGAGCCCGAAGACATTGCCAACGCCGCCATATTCTTCCTTTCTCCGTCCAGCCGATGGGTGACTCGCAATTACTTCATCATTGACGGTGGCCTGATGGTTCCTTCGGACATCTACGCATGA
- a CDS encoding acyl carrier protein has protein sequence MSSITIDQFIENFLTAVDFQESVEVTPDTELKSLPEWDSLAALGVIVMFDVDYGKTITGDDLKTCVALNDLYKLLG, from the coding sequence ATGTCCTCTATCACCATCGACCAATTCATCGAAAATTTTCTGACCGCCGTGGACTTCCAGGAGTCCGTGGAGGTGACGCCCGACACCGAGCTCAAAAGCCTGCCCGAGTGGGATTCGCTGGCCGCGCTGGGCGTGATCGTGATGTTCGATGTGGACTACGGTAAGACCATTACCGGCGACGATCTCAAGACCTGCGTCGCCCTCAACGATCTCTACAAACTGCTGGGCTAA
- a CDS encoding aromatic ring-hydroxylating oxygenase subunit alpha encodes MPASYSAFPHKAKVRIRKQQAPWLEASQKPPHRPATTYKVISQIPTDKTIAICNCPLWVCEQFDLKTAMQSRMLPKYYLDQEIFKREQHKIFRKVWLFAGLKTLLTQHNAFITRKIAGIPVVIQNFHGELRAFENVCLHRSALIQTEPVGRRPLVCTYHAWRYDEQGQVAHIPDCDGIYRFDDSEKCSLKLRRFALRVIGNLLFVNLDPQPMPLEEQFSPEFIASLESSSNAYDTEVMVTTWRGKYNWKLIYENYRDPHHVNFVHPKTISKEIKFKPYFYSILIQESMDSLSDSSTQNLWQEMRRFSAKGPATPLEIAKNFKWHDFVERWGNEDVYYHWMAYPNLHIVSTNGGHSFTIEHHTPISPDCTDMEIYRFTTKKKNNFSSSSAVLLAEMHGSKQVLGEDVKILENVQAALHPHAPKPTQGAYEYMNRLVERWYSTLMETEHGL; translated from the coding sequence TTGCCTGCCAGCTACAGCGCCTTCCCACACAAAGCCAAGGTTCGGATCCGGAAGCAGCAAGCCCCCTGGTTGGAAGCTAGCCAAAAGCCGCCCCATCGGCCGGCCACCACCTATAAGGTCATCTCTCAAATACCCACCGATAAAACCATAGCTATCTGCAATTGCCCTCTTTGGGTTTGTGAGCAATTTGACCTGAAAACCGCCATGCAATCCCGAATGCTCCCCAAGTACTACCTGGACCAAGAGATCTTCAAGCGTGAGCAGCACAAAATCTTCCGCAAGGTCTGGCTGTTTGCGGGACTGAAAACACTGCTGACTCAGCACAACGCCTTCATCACACGCAAGATCGCAGGCATTCCAGTCGTCATCCAAAACTTTCACGGTGAACTGCGCGCCTTTGAAAACGTCTGCCTGCACCGCAGCGCGCTGATTCAGACCGAGCCTGTTGGCCGCCGTCCGCTGGTATGTACCTATCACGCTTGGCGTTATGACGAACAAGGGCAGGTCGCACATATACCTGATTGCGATGGCATCTACCGTTTCGACGATTCAGAAAAATGCAGCTTGAAACTGCGCCGGTTTGCGCTGCGCGTAATCGGCAATCTGTTGTTCGTCAATCTGGATCCGCAGCCCATGCCGCTGGAGGAACAGTTCTCACCTGAGTTTATTGCCTCGCTGGAGAGCAGCTCCAATGCCTATGACACCGAGGTCATGGTGACCACATGGCGCGGGAAATATAATTGGAAACTAATCTACGAGAATTACCGTGATCCTCATCATGTCAATTTCGTTCATCCCAAGACCATATCAAAGGAAATTAAATTCAAGCCATATTTCTATAGTATCCTAATTCAGGAGTCGATGGATTCCCTCTCCGATTCTTCGACACAAAATCTCTGGCAAGAAATGCGCCGCTTTAGCGCAAAAGGCCCAGCCACCCCTTTAGAAATAGCAAAAAACTTCAAATGGCATGACTTTGTGGAGCGCTGGGGAAATGAAGATGTTTATTACCATTGGATGGCCTACCCCAATTTGCACATTGTAAGCACCAACGGCGGACACTCCTTCACCATTGAACACCATACACCTATATCTCCCGATTGCACGGACATGGAGATATACCGTTTCACTACAAAAAAGAAAAATAATTTTAGTTCCTCCAGTGCAGTATTGCTTGCTGAAATGCATGGTAGCAAGCAGGTTCTTGGAGAAGATGTAAAAATCTTAGAAAATGTACAAGCGGCTTTACATCCTCATGCACCCAAACCAACTCAAGGTGCTTATGAATACATGAACCGGCTGGTGGAACGCTGGTATAGCACTCTGATGGAGACGGAACATGGCCTATGA
- a CDS encoding ketoacyl-ACP synthase III, whose translation MALSTLHNVRFAGMASCVPKRIVSNLEDCPPSQRSERERLVRNIGIQTRRICPEWQTFSDLAFVAAEKLLADLQWQREEIDALIVVTQSPDYLVPATAIILQDRLGLPHSTIAFDVNLGCSGYPFGLHLLGSMIAAGGVKKGLLMIGDKSLKVKDPLFSDAGTVTALEFSADAPPMHFDLNSDGSGYRAIMLPVGGHREPYGPQHHIPTRDEHGNLSGPDYLRLDGPSVLSFSTQRVPPAVERVLQYANVSKDEVDYFVFHQANRMINETIRKKLGLPVEKVPSSLHDFGNTSGASLPVTMSARLHSALDGTAHKLVLGGFGVGLSWGTAIVDIDDAKFSPMLEA comes from the coding sequence ATGGCGCTGTCTACACTGCACAACGTCCGCTTTGCGGGCATGGCAAGCTGCGTGCCCAAACGGATAGTTTCCAATCTGGAGGACTGCCCGCCTTCTCAGCGCTCCGAGCGCGAGCGGCTGGTACGCAATATCGGCATTCAGACCCGGCGTATTTGCCCCGAGTGGCAGACCTTTTCAGATCTGGCCTTTGTCGCAGCCGAAAAGCTGCTCGCAGATTTGCAGTGGCAGCGCGAGGAAATCGATGCGCTGATCGTCGTGACCCAGTCGCCCGACTACTTAGTTCCAGCTACAGCCATCATCTTGCAGGATCGCTTGGGACTGCCGCACTCCACCATTGCCTTTGACGTGAATCTGGGCTGCTCGGGCTACCCGTTCGGCCTGCATCTACTAGGCAGCATGATTGCGGCAGGCGGGGTGAAGAAGGGGCTGCTGATGATCGGAGACAAGAGCCTGAAGGTCAAAGACCCGCTGTTCTCTGATGCAGGCACAGTGACCGCACTGGAATTCAGCGCCGATGCCCCACCGATGCACTTCGACCTCAACAGCGACGGCAGCGGCTACCGGGCCATCATGCTGCCTGTAGGCGGCCACCGCGAGCCTTATGGTCCGCAGCACCACATCCCCACGCGGGACGAACATGGCAATCTGTCAGGGCCGGACTATCTTCGGCTCGACGGCCCCTCCGTTCTGAGCTTTTCCACACAACGCGTGCCGCCTGCTGTGGAACGAGTGCTCCAATACGCCAACGTGTCCAAGGACGAGGTGGACTATTTCGTTTTCCACCAAGCCAACCGGATGATCAACGAAACCATCCGCAAGAAGCTGGGTCTACCTGTAGAAAAGGTGCCCTCCTCACTGCATGACTTCGGCAACACCAGCGGTGCATCGCTACCCGTCACGATGAGCGCCCGCCTGCACAGCGCGCTGGACGGCACCGCGCACAAGCTAGTGCTGGGCGGCTTCGGCGTTGGGCTGTCGTGGGGTACCGCCATTGTGGACATTGACGACGCGAAGTTCTCCCCCATGCTCGAAGCCTAG
- a CDS encoding SDR family NAD(P)-dependent oxidoreductase, whose protein sequence is MSTCDLNPTAAAFSLHGKNILVTGASSGIGRQTAITCAQRGARIIATGRDATRLQQTMDQLHGQGHVQITADLTISDDRNRLALAAGSPIHGLIHCAGQQRICPLRQLTEDIMTQMYAVNFLAPVMLTQQLLYTNAIAPQGSIVFLLSTAAHIGTRGVGPYSAMKSGLLGIIRCLALEQAKRKIRVNGISPSTIPTAMWGAEHDMIEAEKARHLLGLGTPEDVANAAVYLLSDASRWVTGTSLLMNGGAML, encoded by the coding sequence ATGAGCACTTGCGACCTCAACCCCACCGCAGCGGCCTTTTCGCTTCATGGCAAGAACATCCTGGTCACGGGAGCCTCCTCCGGCATCGGTCGGCAGACCGCCATTACCTGTGCCCAGCGCGGTGCCCGCATCATCGCCACCGGCCGCGATGCCACGCGCTTACAGCAAACCATGGATCAGTTGCACGGCCAGGGACATGTGCAAATAACGGCCGACTTGACCATTTCCGACGACCGCAACCGCTTGGCTCTGGCGGCCGGCAGCCCCATCCATGGGCTGATTCACTGCGCGGGACAACAAAGAATCTGCCCCCTGCGCCAATTGACCGAAGACATCATGACGCAGATGTATGCAGTCAATTTTCTGGCGCCTGTGATGCTGACCCAGCAATTGCTCTATACCAATGCCATCGCCCCCCAGGGCTCCATCGTGTTCCTGCTCTCAACGGCAGCGCATATCGGCACACGCGGCGTCGGCCCATATTCCGCCATGAAGTCGGGGCTGCTGGGCATCATCCGCTGCCTGGCTCTAGAGCAAGCCAAGCGCAAGATCCGCGTCAATGGCATATCGCCATCCACCATACCCACCGCCATGTGGGGTGCCGAACACGACATGATCGAGGCCGAAAAGGCCCGCCACCTCCTGGGTCTCGGAACTCCCGAAGACGTGGCCAATGCGGCAGTCTATCTGCTCTCCGATGCCAGCCGCTGGGTGACTGGCACCAGCCTGCTGATGAATGGCGGTGCGATGCTTTGA
- a CDS encoding acetyltransferase: MPSSDLPVSPQPSLPQVLIIGAGGWGREVLALLQADPGYGKAWTVKGFLDSRSHLLDGLNYESTPILGDPLTYAPRPQDLFVCALGDPRQREQYSRPLQDAGGHFLRIQAHALLGNRVQLGDGCLLSHLTQISPDARIGNFVNIHTQTIVGHDAQIGDYAQIGAMVFIGGKAVIGRHAVIHPHATITPGIQIGEGATVGAGAVVVKNVPAGATVFGNPARIIF, from the coding sequence ATGCCATCTTCCGATCTACCCGTATCACCTCAACCTTCGCTGCCACAGGTTCTCATCATTGGGGCCGGCGGCTGGGGACGCGAAGTACTGGCGCTGCTGCAGGCAGATCCGGGATATGGCAAGGCTTGGACAGTCAAAGGCTTTCTGGACAGCCGCAGTCACCTCCTCGATGGATTGAACTATGAATCCACGCCGATTCTGGGCGACCCTTTGACCTATGCCCCTAGGCCGCAAGACCTGTTTGTCTGCGCGCTCGGTGACCCACGCCAACGAGAACAATATTCCCGCCCCCTGCAGGATGCCGGCGGACACTTTCTGCGCATCCAGGCTCACGCCTTGCTCGGTAACCGTGTTCAATTAGGCGATGGCTGCCTACTCAGCCACCTGACACAGATCAGTCCGGATGCGCGGATTGGCAATTTCGTCAACATCCATACCCAGACCATCGTCGGACACGATGCACAGATTGGAGACTACGCACAAATCGGCGCTATGGTATTCATCGGCGGCAAAGCCGTTATTGGCCGCCATGCCGTCATTCATCCCCATGCCACTATTACTCCAGGCATTCAAATAGGAGAAGGTGCGACGGTAGGGGCCGGGGCTGTCGTGGTCAAGAACGTACCAGCAGGAGCCACAGTTTTTGGCAACCCTGCACGCATCATTTTTTGA